The following nucleotide sequence is from Rubrobacter radiotolerans DSM 5868.
ACCCTCAACGGCGGCGCCGGGACGGACAACGTTGCGGGCGGTCCCGGAAACGACACCCTCTACGGCGCAGGCGGCAACGACCTCATGGGGAACATCGTCTTCGGTCCGAGCACCGTGACGGACACGGGCCAGGACAAGTTCTACGGCGGGGACGGCGCCGACCGCTTCTACACCTCCGACGGCGAGGTCGACACCATCAACTGCGGTCCGGGCGAGGACACGGTCTACAAGGACGAGATAGACGTGCTCGCAAACAACTCCTGCGAGAACATCTGGAACAAGGTCGAGAGGAGCGAGGCCGTAAACGAGCGCTCCGGGTTCCAGGAGGCCGGGAAGGCGGTCGGCGGCGCGCCCTCGGGGGCCCGGGCCGTCAGGTAGCGGAGAGGGGACCGGACTCGGTCCGGCGGGGACGGAGCTGCGGCACGGGCTCCGTCCCCGCTTTTGCGTCCGGGTGCTCGCAACCACTTGTAGCTCCGGCGCAGGGGGGGTAGATTTCCGGCTGTGATCGGCATCATGGACCCGAACGAACAGGCAGACAGAGACTTCACCCGCGCAAGACGCCGGGCCTTCCTCAGGCGTATCGGAGCGTACCTGAGAAACCAGCCGGGCTCGAACGCGCTTCTCTCCTTTGAGGAGGTCAAGAGCGCGCTCGGGGCGGTCGAGCAGGTCTACCTCGGGATGCGCACGGTCGAGGTCGCGAAGATCGTCGGGAGCGTCGGTCGGCACCGGGACTTCGACCGGGCCTTTCTGCCCTCGAAGCGCGAGGTCGGGGAGCGGTGGAAGAGGATCAACCGCCTGATGCAGAGCACGGAGGAGCTTCCTCCCGTCAGCCTGTACCAGATCGGGGACGCCTACTTTGTCGGCGACGGCAACCACCGGGTCTCCGTCGCGCGCCAGCAGGGCGTCGAGATGATCGACGCCGAGGTCATCCTCCTGAAGACGCGCGTCCCGATCGACTCTCGCCTCACGCCGGAGGACCTGCTGCACAAGATGGAGCTTCGCCTGCTCCTCGAACGCCTCCCGATGGACCATGTCCTGCCGGAGATAGAGGTCCGCCTCTCGGACGTGTCGGACTACCGGAGGCTTGCGACCCTGATCGAGGCCCACGGCTTCCGGCTCTCTCAGCTCTGGCGGCGCTTCGTCTCGCCGGAGGAGGTCTTAAGAGACTGGTACGAGTACTCCTACCGGC
It contains:
- a CDS encoding calcium-binding protein — its product is MKRTLTFGALAAVLLAVFAGTAYAVNKVCPETGTCRGTEQADGLTGTNGINRILGLGGDDVVYAYGANDVVYGGFGNDFIRGDAGADQLYGEPGLDSVIGSGGGDTLNGGAGTDNVAGGPGNDTLYGAGGNDLMGNIVFGPSTVTDTGQDKFYGGDGADRFYTSDGEVDTINCGPGEDTVYKDEIDVLANNSCENIWNKVERSEAVNERSGFQEAGKAVGGAPSGARAVR